From Harpia harpyja isolate bHarHar1 chromosome 19, bHarHar1 primary haplotype, whole genome shotgun sequence, one genomic window encodes:
- the PRICKLE4 gene encoding prickle-like protein 4, producing MSLPSPAWPQRDEPPPCGTATGLPPASSDSDSGCALEEYLEPPADPAPPEVPLRFGTCSPQPASPADKIQLRARALLQQLPPQDCDERYCPDLAEEERKQLRAFSARRRREALGQGLACPVPGPCHGCPCKKCGRRLNKGDPGISASRLGNQFWHPSCFSCHFCHQPLVDLIYFQQDGRIYCGRHHAELFRPRCASCDQLIFMEECIEAEGRRWHLDHFCCLECDVPLCGQRYVMKSGRPCCRGCFESLFAEPCQACGDPIGADSEEATHQGLHWHARAACFCCSLCRKPLRGQPLTSRRGRLFCSETCSLGRDASSTTSDSSDSAFASAPSPDSTPLSRTSPAGRTTPGTGSTSVAGGCRQRVEGAEACLDQAPVHPAFRSLEDHGAAAKERSRDAVHAAMMGSPAGHPSAPQPSADGPNEPGALGYLVSGGSEPRTPAGNGNPRFRAGTSPARHSPRPEDIDLQDITEEDDSWCPTCSSSSDSDSEEEGFFFGKPIPKPGMSSLGREPLGRAGSRTAKPRGSSKHCSVS from the exons ATGTCCCTGCCGAGCCCTGCATGGCCCCAGCGAGATGAGCCTCCCCCCTGCGGCACTGCCACCGGCCTCCCGCCAGCCTCGTCCGACAGCGACTCCGGCTGTGCCCTGGAAGAGTACCTGGAGCCCCCCGCGGACCCCGCACCCCCCGAG GTCCCGCTGCGCTTCGGCACCTGCTCGCCGCAGCCTGCCTCTCCCGCCGACAAGATCCAGCTCCGTGCCAgagccctcctgcagcagctgcctcctcAGGACTGCGAT GAGCGGTACTGCCCCGACCTcgcagaggaggagaggaagcagcTACGAGCGTTCAGCGCCCGACGGAGACGGGAggcactggggcaggggctggcatgTCCCGTGCCGGGTCCCTGCCATGGCTGTCCCTGCAAGAAG TGTGGCAGGAGGCTGAACAAAGGGGACCCAGGGATTTCAGCATCTCGGCTGGGGAACCAGTTTTGGCACCCGTCCTGCTTCTCCTGCCACTTCTGCCACCAGCCCCTGGTGGACCTCATCTACTTCCAGCAGGACGGGAGGATCTACTGCGGCCGGCACCACGCCGAGCTCTTCCGACCCCGCTGCGCCTCCTGCGACCAg ctgaTCTTCATGGAGGAGTGCATCGAGGCGGAGGGCCGGCGCTGGCACCTGGACCACTTCTGCTGCCTGGAATGCGACGTGCCCCTGTGCGGGCAGCGCTACGTGATGAAGAGCGGCCGGCCCTGCTGCCGCGGCTGCTTCGAGAGCCTCTTCGCCGAACCGTGCCAGGCCTGCGGGGACCCCATCG GTGCCGACAGCGAGGAGGCCACCCACCAAGGGCTCCACTGGCATGCCCGAGCCgcctgcttctgctgcagcctctgccgAAAGCCGCTGCGTGGGCAACCCCTCACCTCCCGCCGCGGCCGGCTCTTCTGCTCCGAGACCTGCAGCCTGGGGCGGGATGCATCTTCCACTACCTCCGACTCTTCCGACTCGGCTTTTGCATCGGCTCCGTCCCCCGATTCGACGCCCCTCTCCCGAACCAGCCCTGCCGGCAGGACCACGCCGGGGACGGGCAGCACCTCGGTGGCcgggggctgcaggcagcgggTGGAAGGGGCAG aggcttGTTTGGATCAGGCCCCTGTACATCCTGCATTCAGGAGCCTGGAGGACCACGGAGCAGCTGCTAAGGAGCGGAGCAGGGATGCTGTGCACGCAGCGATGATGGGGTCACCAGCGGgccacccctctgccccccagcccAGTGCAGACGGTCCTAATGAGCCTGGAGCCTTGGGCTACCTGGTTTCGGGGGGCTCTGAGCCCCGAACACCCGCAGGCAATGGAAACCCACGCTTCCGAGCGGGCACATCCCCTGCTCGACACAGCCCACGGCCAGAGGACATCGACCTGCAGGACATCACGGAGGAGGACGACTCCTGGTGTCCCACCTGCTCTTCATCTTCGGACTCAGACTCGGAGGAAGAGGGTTTCTTCTTCGGGAAGCCCATCCCCAAGCCCGGGATGAGTTCCCTGGGCAGGGAGCCCCTGGGGAGGGCCGGGAGCAGGACGGCAAAGCCACGGGGCAGCAGCAAGCACTGCAGTGTGTCCTAG